The genome window tagtaatcgtagctttttttaagtacttcttgacttcttacacaaacggtacaaataagtgcttctaacttataattcagaagccgGGCGTATAAGCCCGTGCCAAACACTCACTATATATACAGGCTTCTTCATCTCTACTTTTTTCATCGAACACATATATTCTCTTTCAATAGTCGTTGTGTATATGGCAAGAATGTCAACATCAAGCGATCCTCTTGTGATTGGGAGGGTTGTGGGAGATGTTGTAGATTATTTGCCTCCAAGCAATGTGAAAATAAGTGTGACTTACAGCTCCAACAAGCATGTCTATAATGGCCATGAACTCTTTCCTTCTGCAGTTACCACCAAACCTAAGGTCCACGTTCTTGGTGGTGATTTGCGATCCTTTTTCACACTGGTATCCATATAACACACGCACCTAATTAACGATACTCTTTCCAAATATATGgtcaatttatttatatattcattcATTCACTTTTATGTATTAAATGCACAGATTATGACTGACCCGGATGTTCCTGGTCCTAGTGATCCATACCTCAAAGAACACCTGCACtggtataatttaattaattatgtcgAATATATTTGTGTCGAGATTAGTCCTTTTTCTGGTAGTGTAATTTTTTTGCAATGTAACAGGATAGTGACAGACATCCCGGGTACTACAAATTCAACATTCGGAACCGAGGTGGTGGGATACGAGATGCCAAGGCCGAATATAGGCATACACAGGTTCGTGTTTCTGCTTTTCAAGCAAACAAGCAGGCAGACGGAGATGAGCATTCCGATGATAAGGGACGGTTTCAGCACTCGGAGGTTCGCAGAAGAAAATGAGCTTGGCTCGCCTGTTGCTGTTCTCTACTTCAATTGTCAGAGGGAGACTGCTGCAAGGAGGCGTTAACCAAAACTTGCCTCCTCAATCCATATATTTCTTCTAATTCTATGCATGTGGTCCGAGAAAATTTTCTGTCAACTATCGAAAATTAGCTGTTTTTCTGGTAGTGTGCGGTCTGTGTGTCAACTGTCACCAAGTTAAGttgatttcttaaaaatattagagcTTAATGTACGTGTTAGGGTATCTATCTGTATTTTATTACAGCTTCTGCATGGCTTATCTATCCTTTACTATGTAATTTCCTTGAGCAGTACTTGTAGTTCACCGATGTCTGTTCTAATATATAACCTAACCAGTTATTATTTGTTTCTACGCTTGCCAGTTTATATCTTGTTCACGCAGTTAATATTTGGCAACTTAGTTAGCTGGTTAGGACCGAAAATGAATTCGAGTAATTCGGGTTTGAATTCGAATCCAACTCACTAAAAACGaataatattcacatatataaaaaattagcgaATTCAAATCCAATTTAATAATTCAGAATATCAAGTCATATCTTAATTATCACTGTGATACTCgatcattcatatttattttgaatagttCGACAAAATGCGCACCTATAGGGGTGGTGACTAGGTTTTATGGATAATATACgtgatttttataattaacgAATAGTTAAACCCATTGTGACAGCTAGCTGTTAAGATTCGAAATATActatcagcaagctgacaatcGATATGCAATGCAGAATAATAAATAATGGCTAGTTAAGCACACAGAGAGTTTTAACTAGGCTCGATCCCTATCCCTAATAGTCTGCGTCCCGGTCCCTTACGAATTTGGTGGTCCTCTATCAACTTGgtatgagaatatattattaatcaatgaAATGTCACAATTACAAGATCCAATAATATATCTCCCTTCAACCCTTGTTCCTATTTATCAGCTTGCTAAAACCCCTGAACCCCGAACCAAAAACTTTCACACACCTATACTATTCCAAGTATATTCttttctagctaactagtttcATGTTCCCTTGTTGCATAAGCAGGATACGCAACAACAAAACAATACACCTTGAACAATGCAATGTATGTGAATAAAACAACGTAAACTATGAATtcaatataaagatatatatatacacgtataTGCGTACTGGATCTCAACATGAATTTTGCAAAGAAATGTAGTTGTATTTTCTGAACTGAAAAACACACTCTAGTATTTATATGCATCCAATGGTCAAATTATTATAACAAACTCAATGTTCTTGATTATACAAATCTCACATTAATTTGTTGTCATAATTTGAACATTCGAACGTTATacattactgagtaaaagatgtGAACGTTGTGAAATAAAGTTAGTAAAAGAATCTCATTGTTATGTAAATAACAAATCAATTTTAGTAAAAGTAAGAGACTTGGATAAGATAAAGTTTGTTTGTAATCCAACTCCTATAATTTAGGAAACTGATTTTGAAAActtcttttatattaaatacaagctctaataattatatatatactgcaTAAAGTATATTGGAGTCCTTGCAATATGATTTCCTATAAATCTCCTTGAAATTCGTACTTGATCTTTATTCGCATATGAATTTGTCAATCAGCGTAATCTTGTTGATAATTCTTGTAATCGACCTGATAGCTTGATGATGACAGAACAATGTTAAACTCAAAATATATAAGCGTTAGTACCATAACATATATGGTCTCTACTAGCTAACATTGTTTAGTTTTATGTTATCAGTTTGCTgttagtgtgatcatcaaaattttaaggGTATCAATCTCCTCCTTTTTAATGATTACACTATATTTAATAAAGACTAACTCCCCCTTAATATAGCAATCTTATAACATTAATTAAACCACTTTAGCAGAAAAACACATATGCATAAATAAAACAAACTAAACATGCATTAAACTAAAGAAAATCCAACATAAAATCCAAACATAAACAAATTATCCAAATAAGTTCGCAAATAATCATAACCCAAACATCAATTCCAAATCCAACCATCAAGGTCAAAGGCCAAATAATCCAACAATCAACAAATATCAGCATAAAGCAAGAAATTTATCCACATAATCCAAAATAAACTATCtgattaaaattcatttcttaaattactcccccttaatcattaaaaagggaTAATATTAAGAATCTGCTTGCTTCCATCAGAATCCATTTCTTCATCATCAGCCTTCATGAGCTCTTCATCATCAGCCTTAATGAGCTCTACGGCATCATATGTCTTCCCTGGACTGTCATCTATGTCCTTAGACTGTCATCTATGTCCTTATCAGGATTCAGACCTTCATTCTCCAAAGCTTCATCGCTGACCTTCTGTGTAATATCCCAAATTCGTTTTCATTTCAATGATACATAATTTATGTGTATTTTAATGAGTatcattttcatatatttattttagtgaAATTTTGTTTTGCCTTGATAGCAAGGTTTccataaatatttaatcatcgGAAGGGGTGGGTTTTCCAATCTAAGCCTACCAGCATTATATAGACTTGAGAGAGAATCTCTCTCAAAatctcctcgatgtgggacaaaATGTAGTCCAAAGTAAAGAAAGTTGTCTTAGTTGAGTTGTAAGTGTCGGcttcacaaaatttatatacagtAAAAGATGTCacatttatgatattttatcgGTTTGGGACTTGGTTAAGTCTTTGTTAACCTTCAAGCCCCATCCTTTACTTGATAATGAGAAATTCATTTATTTCCCTTTATATTAAATCTTCAAACTGAATTTAATAGGCTATATATAAGCCAAGATAAAGTTGCAAACTTTCTTAAGTAGAAAGTAAGCAAAGGTGGGTTTATATAGATATCGAAATCATGTGGTGGTTCCAATATCTTTTCAATGTGGGACAATGGGTGCTACCATGCCATGACTTATATAGAGTTGGAGGAACACAAGCAGTTTAATCTTTTCAATGTGGGAAGGTGTCACATTCTGATATGTggaaaacacacacaaaaccaCATCGAGTATTTAATTAACGATATATAGGCATTTATAATAGGCTCTAGTTGCCAAGTTCCAAAATATAGAGTGATAGCAGGTGCAAAGACTTGAAGTTATCCTTGTGTCAAAGCATGGTTTCTATTGGTGTCAAAAGAAATTTTCGttcttttttctatatatatgaaCTTTTGGTAGTTCATCGAGTAATGTAGTAACAacacatgtgtatatatagtaaGAACTGATCctattttaacaatattaatTTGATTTAGAGCTTTAAGCAAGACTTTTAACACTAGGATGCCTTGCTAGTTTGGGAGgacttttctttattttcttgtctttgtaccacatcgataagatgataatatattatcatgaaTATAAGCATTGTCCTAGCATTAAGTGAAAAACATATGTGAGCCAAGGCAGACGACTCCCATTCGCTTAGGTGCAGGCGCCGCCTTGTCGCTTAGGTGTAAGCGCCACCTTGTCACCAACATTTTCTTAAAACCATAATCACcgtaccacatcgagaaggATTAAAAGGAAGGCTATTCCTTTCgatatataaacacaacataGTCTAACTTACTGAAAATAGGAAGCTTTGCGTGTTAATTTTGGTAAGTCTACCAACTTATCTTTAATTTGtgatttatatttatagttttattagtttatttatttatgatttatttcaattgttttaaattgggTTATTGAatgaattcaaaaaaaaatttgggtTATTGAATTAGTTTTAATTAGAGACTT of Daucus carota subsp. sativus chromosome 3, DH1 v3.0, whole genome shotgun sequence contains these proteins:
- the LOC108213596 gene encoding CEN-like protein 4, which produces MARMSTSSDPLVIGRVVGDVVDYLPPSNVKISVTYSSNKHVYNGHELFPSAVTTKPKVHVLGGDLRSFFTLIMTDPDVPGPSDPYLKEHLHWIVTDIPGTTNSTFGTEVVGYEMPRPNIGIHRFVFLLFKQTSRQTEMSIPMIRDGFSTRRFAEENELGSPVAVLYFNCQRETAARRR